A portion of the Toxoplasma gondii ME49 chromosome VIIb, whole genome shotgun sequence genome contains these proteins:
- a CDS encoding hypothetical protein (encoded by transcript TGME49_255330~Signal peptide predicted by SignalP 2.0 HMM (probability 0.990) with cleavage site probability 0.516 at residue 24~Predicted trans-membrane domain (TMHMM2.0):6-29), with the protein MRNSGKLSTLGLGVGAVVLLTASAQFLVSSGAASDFHEAANVSGHREESRKLLPAEFLLWGTNEAGISVAEQPPMLRKRTVIFFSRGGSDSLDSSVLPGTVNLPHSEDLALAAAAQANSQFPNEVTEARNSLDEARHRGIRKDAEGCLSPTDQHIITGNFLSSLPQQLEEPSGDSSVTSRHPSTLFYEILFSCGRRAFGNEERTTACVQHELGVQLGYHLTTGCMRCFAKSVACTAANCRGVCMLDSCAERCLQCSEDHCKTGLLACTELSSVPPPCVEDQVASSIVRSRVPLPLGRRLRGFGRAVQLSYTTTSARTSLAAPTLQPK; encoded by the exons ATGAGAAACAGTGGAAAGCTGTCAACCCTCGGACTCGGCGTTGGGGCCGTGGTTCTCCTTACAGCGTCAGCGCAGTTTCTGGTTAGCAGTGGAGCCGCGTCCGATTTTCACGAAGCAGCAAACGTCTCAGGACACCGCGAAGAATCCAGGAAATTACTCCCGGCAGAATTTTTGCTCTGGGGCACGAACGAGGCAGGTATCTCTGTGGCAGAACAACCGCCAATGCTCCGCAAGAGAACCGTaatttttttctcgcgcggGGGTTCAGATTCTTTGGACAGCAGCGTGTTACCGGGCACTGTGAATCTGCCACATAGCGAAGACTTAGCTTtggcagcagctgcgcagGCGAACTCACAGTTCCCGAACGAGGTCACTGAAGCACGGAACAGCCTTGACGAAGCCCGACACAGAGGCATCAGGAAAGATGCTGAGGGCTGCCTTTCGCCAACGGACCAACACATTATTACTGGCaattttctttcttcgctgccaCAGCAGCTTGAGGAGCCGAGTGGGGACTCGAGCGTTACTTCTCGGCACCCCTCCACGCTATTCTACGAAATTCTTTTCTCTTGCGGGCGCCGAGCATTCGGcaacgaggaaagaacgacCGCATGTGTGCAGCACGAACTGGGAGTACAACTTGGCTACCATCTTACCACtgggtgcatgcgttgcttTGCCAAAAGTGTAGCGTGCACTGCGGCAAACTGCAGGGGTGTGTGCATGCTCGACAGCTGCGCAGAACGCTGCCTTCAG TGTTCCGAGGACCACTGCAAAACAGGCCTGCTCGCATGCACGGAACTATCTAGCGTCCCCCCGCCGTGTGTTGAGGACCAGGTGGCCTCCTCGATTGTGCGCAGCAGAGTCCCGCTTCCACTTGGCCGCCGTCTTCGAGGTTTCGGCAGGGCTGTTCAACTCTCGTACACGACCACCAGCGCGCGGACATCTCTTGCAGCGCCTACCCTGCAGCCGAAGTGA